The genomic window GTGCATGAGGGCGTCGCCGGAGGCGTCGAACTCGCCCGTCAGCAGCCCGTCCAGGACGGCGAAGCCCGTGACGTCGGTGGCGTCGATGCGCGGATCCTGACGGCCGTCGGGCGGGAACCAGCCGAGCTCGACCGCGAAGACGTACTTGAGGATGAAGGCGAGGAAGAAGACCGGGATGGTGACGCCGAGGAGGCTCACGACGACCGCGACGTGGTCGGGCGCCTTGCCGTAGTACTTGGCGGAGAGGTATCCGAGCGGGATTCCGATGCCGATCGCGACGATGAGGGCGACGATCGTGAGCTCGATGGTGGCCGGGAAGCGGTTGGCGAACTCCTCGAGCACCGGGCGGCCGGTCTGGATGGAGACCCCGAAGTCGCCCGAGAGCAGTCGACCGATGTAGGTCACGTACTGCTCGAGGATGGGGCGGTCGAAGCCGTAGGCGGCGTTGACCTCGGCGACGCGCTCGGGCGTGGCGCGCTCGCCGAGCAGTGCGGTGGCGGGTCCTCCGGGCAGTGAGCGCACCCAGAGGAAGAGCAGCAGGGAGAGGCCGAACAGCGTCGGCACGAGCAGCGCTACCCGTTTGCCGATGAGACGGAGCACGAGGGGGGTCCTTCCGGTCGCAGGGGGACGGGGGCGGAACCCGTGGGTTCCGCCCCCGTCTCGGGCGGTACTACTCGGCCAGCTCGATGAGGTTGAACACCTCGTCGTTGACCGGGCTCACCGGGTAGCTCTCCACGCGCTCGCCGAAGGCGAGCGAGGGAGCCGGGTGAGCGAGCGGCACGGCCGGGATGAACTGCGCGATCTGCTCGTTGATCGACTCGTAGAGCGGCAGCTGCTCCTCGAGGTCGCCGAGGCCGCGGGCCTCGTCGAGCGCGGAGAACAGCTCGGGGTTGTCGAAGCCGAACTCCGGCTTCTCGGCCCCGAAGAAGACGCCGACGAAGTTGTCGGTGTCGTTGTAGTCGCCCGTCCAGCCGAGGAGGTGGATGCCGTGGTCGGGCGTGTTCTGCACGCGGTTGAGGTACTCGCCCCACTCGTTCGGCTGCGGGTTGACCTCGATGCCGATCTCGGCGAGCTGGCTGCTCAGGTTGGTGAAGACCTGCTCAGGGGTGGGCATGTACGGCCGCGAGATGTTCGTCGGGTAGTTGAAGTCCAGCGAGAACCCGTCGGGGTACCCGGCGTCGGCGAGCAGCGCCCGCGCGGCCTCGGGGTCGTAGTCGTACGTGGTGACGTCCTCGTTGTAGCCGGCGACCACGGGCGGGATGAACTGGGTGGCCAGCTGCGTGCCCTCGGGGAGCGTCTGCGCGATGAGCTGCTCCTTGTCGATCGCCTGCGAGATCGCCTGGCGCACGCGCACGTCGGCGAGCTCCGGGATGGCGTGGTTGAAGCCCAGGTACAGGATCGTGAACGGGTCGCGCGGCACGATCTGGAAGCCGGCGTCCTCGAGCGCGACGGTGTCGGCGGGGGCGACGAGGTCGTACCCGTCGATGCTGCCGGCCTCGAGCGCCTGGCGGCGCGCGTTCGGGTCGTCGATCACGCGGAAGATGATGTCGGTGACATCGCCCGCCTCGCCCCAGTAGTCGGGGTTCGCGCTGAGCTCGAGCTGCGATCCGACGTCCCACGACTCGAAGACGTAGGGGCCGGTGCCGGTCGGGTGCGCCGTGGCGTACTCCGAGAGCACAGGGGCCTCGTCGGTGCCGCCGACCTCGTCGGCGCCGTACTCCTCGAGAGCCGTGGGGCTCTGCATCGAGAAGGCGGGCAGCGAGAGGGAGGCGATGAATCCGGCGAACGGCGTCGTCAGGGTGATGACGGCCTCGGTCTCGCCGGTGGCCTCGCAGCTCTCGTAGAGAGCGGCCTCGTCACCCGCGTAGCCGCGGAAGAGGCTGCCGTAGTAGTACGCGAGGCCCGGGCTCTGCGCCAGGCCCTCGAAGTTGTACCAGCGGTCGAAGTTGGCGCACACGGCCTCGCCGTCGAAGGGGGTGCCGTCGTGGAAGCTCACGCCCTCCTTCAGCTGGAAGGTGTAGCTGAGGCCGTCCTCCGACTGCTCCCACGACTCGGCGAGCAGCGGTGCCGGATCGGCCGACCCGGGCTCGACGCCGACGAGGCCCTCGAACATCTGGCGGGCGACGCGGAAGGACTCGCCGTCGCTGGCGAAGGCCGGGTCGAGGCTGACGGGATCGCCCGAGGCGGCGAAGACGAACGTGCCGTCGGGGCCGTCGCCCTCTCCTGCGGATCCGTCGCGCTCGCTCTGCACGCAGCCGGTGAGCGCGATGGCTCCCGCTGCGAGCATGGCGAGGGCGGCCATGGGCCGTGTGTGTCGCGAAGTTGCTCTCATTGAGGTGTTCCTCCGGTCTGTGACGCTGGACGGTGCTGGGTGCGCGCGACGGGGAACGGCTGACCGGCCCCCTCGCGGATCACTTGACCCTATGCTTTCGCTGTTACGAGCGTGTGACGCCCCGCACAGTCGTGCGCGAATGCGCGGCGCGCATCCCGCCCGGGCCGGCCGATCGGGCGGTCATCCGGCGGCGCCCTGCAGACTCCCCGTCGTGGGGCCCGCCGGGTCGTAGATCTGGCAGAGGATCTCGCGGTCGCCGTTGGCCCAGCTGCCCTCGGTGGGGTGCAGGTAG from Microcella daejeonensis includes these protein-coding regions:
- a CDS encoding ABC transporter permease; the protein is MLRLIGKRVALLVPTLFGLSLLLFLWVRSLPGGPATALLGERATPERVAEVNAAYGFDRPILEQYVTYIGRLLSGDFGVSIQTGRPVLEEFANRFPATIELTIVALIVAIGIGIPLGYLSAKYYGKAPDHVAVVVSLLGVTIPVFFLAFILKYVFAVELGWFPPDGRQDPRIDATDVTGFAVLDGLLTGEFDASGDALMHLVLPGIALGTIPLAIIARITRASVLEVTGADYVRTARAKGLSSGLIRDRFVLRNALLPVVTTIGLQLGLLISGAVLTETVFAFAGIGNFLADAIFRRDFPVLQGFILFIAILYALINLLVDISYSIIDPRVRVQ
- a CDS encoding ABC transporter substrate-binding protein — encoded protein: MAALAMLAAGAIALTGCVQSERDGSAGEGDGPDGTFVFAASGDPVSLDPAFASDGESFRVARQMFEGLVGVEPGSADPAPLLAESWEQSEDGLSYTFQLKEGVSFHDGTPFDGEAVCANFDRWYNFEGLAQSPGLAYYYGSLFRGYAGDEAALYESCEATGETEAVITLTTPFAGFIASLSLPAFSMQSPTALEEYGADEVGGTDEAPVLSEYATAHPTGTGPYVFESWDVGSQLELSANPDYWGEAGDVTDIIFRVIDDPNARRQALEAGSIDGYDLVAPADTVALEDAGFQIVPRDPFTILYLGFNHAIPELADVRVRQAISQAIDKEQLIAQTLPEGTQLATQFIPPVVAGYNEDVTTYDYDPEAARALLADAGYPDGFSLDFNYPTNISRPYMPTPEQVFTNLSSQLAEIGIEVNPQPNEWGEYLNRVQNTPDHGIHLLGWTGDYNDTDNFVGVFFGAEKPEFGFDNPELFSALDEARGLGDLEEQLPLYESINEQIAQFIPAVPLAHPAPSLAFGERVESYPVSPVNDEVFNLIELAE